A DNA window from Danio aesculapii chromosome 1, fDanAes4.1, whole genome shotgun sequence contains the following coding sequences:
- the LOC130241358 gene encoding transcription elongation factor A N-terminal and central domain-containing protein — translation MHTREIIYYATQIERLHKDGRYEDVVSLLTELDNTSIALEQIQTTDIVKVLYRLLKSCPAVSAKTKAKSLLTKWKKLYNLSHATLLKNSDKNTREDMELETHNMSKVELPLEFPFIINGSQPLNEKGNENKACNTKQLDITKDANQGKCNIVCFNASPKKLCIATDSAESLQPQLEQERRTPAVESYRSDTEEDAQTSVPQNTNQHRTNCDSTALRSKCVHLILQALGSNQQTDPHYINKHKALAQNIEMHVHALHGRNQHKYKFHIRSKVANLKNPNNPHLCQGLISGQLTPDAFAQMSVEEMAGEKLRQLRETYTALAISEHQLPETVEGTPTNKVRCRQCGGMDCKVTQISRGTLFLPSWVQSGSADNDSMTFMTCANCGEQWYHSNWVCL, via the coding sequence ATGCATACTAGAGAGATCATATATTATGCTACACAAATCGAAAGGTTACACAAGGATGGCAGATATGAAGATGTTGTATCATTACTGACCGAACTCGACAACACTTCTATCGCCTTAGAGCAGATTCAGACAACGGATATTGTAAAGGTCCTTTACAGGCTGCTTAAGTCCTGTCCTGCTGTGAGtgctaaaacaaaagcaaagagcTTGCTGACAAAATGGAAGAAGTTGTACAATTTGTCACATGCAACGTTACTGAAAAATAGTGACAAAAACACACGGGAGGACATGGAATTAGAGACCCATAACATGTCTAAGGTTGAGTTACCATTAGAATTTCCATTTATAATTAATGGATCTCAACCCTTAAATGAAAAAGGGAACGAGAATAAAGCATGTAACACAAAGCAGCTTGACATAACAAAGGATGCAAACCAGGGGAAATGTAATATTGTATGCTTTAATGCATCTCCTAAAAAACTTTGTATAGCAACTGACTCTGCAGAATCTCTCCAGCCACAGCTTGAGCAAGAGAGACGCACTCCAGCCGTGGAATCATATAGATCTGATACAGAGGAAGATGCTCAAACCTCAGTTCCTCAAAACACAAATCAGCACAGAACTAACTGTGACTCTACAGCACTGAGATCCAAATGTGTCCATCTGATCCTTCAGGCTCTTGGCTCAAATCAACAAACTGACCCACATTATATAAACAAGCACAAAGCTCTTGCTCAGAACATTGAGATGCATGTTCATGCTCTTCATGGACGAAACCAGCATAAGTACAAGTTTCATATTAGGAGCAAGGTTGCCAACTTAAAGAACCCTAACAACCCCCACCTATGCCAGGGCCTTATTTCAGGGCAACTGACTCCAGATGCATTCGCCCAGATGTCAGTGGAGGAAATGGCAGGTGAGAAACTTCGACAGCTCAGAGAAACGTACACCGCTTTGGCCATCAGTGAGCATCAGTTACCAGAAACAGTTGAAGGCACACCTACCAATAAAGTTCGCTGCAGGCAATGTGGCGGTATGGATTGCAAGGTGACTCAAATCTCACGAGGGACGCTTTTCTTGCCATCCTGGGTGCAGAGTGGCAGTGCGGATAATGATTCTATGACTTTTATGACCTGCGCTAATTGTGGAGAACAGTGGTACCACAGTAATTGGGTTTGCCTTTGA